Proteins from a genomic interval of Gammaproteobacteria bacterium:
- the thiP gene encoding thiamine/thiamine pyrophosphate ABC transporter permease — translation MTPVNPRAIPAGIVLVMLGLIILAPLISLVNLSGLPGYESGDLQFWHSRYIRRVLWFSLWQASLSTLLSVLPAILVARAFALQPSFPMRALLLRLFALPLVVPAVVAVMGVVSVYGSDGWVSLGGSLYGLNGILLAHVFFNLPLAVRLLLPQWQTIPEHHWQLGEQLGMSAWQRWRLLEWPALREALPGIMLLVFMLCLTSFAVVLTLGGGPKSTTLEVAIYQSLRFDFNPARAVVLALLQLLVCMLVAIATLKLQRLPEVEIALNSGARMNRIMHNPLNVALILVAAVYVGLPLLSMLVDAFTGPVVQVIASHYLWLAIGKTLLIGLSTALLSVCAGWFLLQYNASLAHAGQTGRAKLVDLAGSIVYVVPPLVIGTGIFVLLSSRVDVFKWVYPIVIIINALMGLPFVIRSLGATLRQNYARYDYLCQSLGLQGWNRFRYLEWPLSRRSLGLAAALVAALAMGDLGVIALFGTPETATLPLVIYQQLGAYRIPDATVTALVLLCLCLGVFWLLERGIGGKPDA, via the coding sequence ATGACCCCGGTAAATCCACGTGCAATACCGGCAGGCATCGTGCTGGTAATGCTCGGGCTGATCATATTGGCGCCGTTGATCAGTCTGGTAAACCTCAGTGGACTGCCGGGTTACGAGTCCGGCGACCTGCAGTTCTGGCATAGCAGATATATTCGACGGGTTTTATGGTTCAGTCTCTGGCAGGCGAGCCTTTCGACACTATTAAGTGTATTACCGGCAATCCTGGTTGCACGTGCCTTTGCACTGCAACCGAGTTTCCCGATGCGCGCCCTGTTACTTCGACTCTTCGCGTTACCACTGGTCGTGCCCGCGGTGGTTGCCGTGATGGGAGTGGTTTCCGTTTATGGCAGCGATGGCTGGGTATCGCTCGGCGGGTCGCTGTACGGGCTGAACGGCATATTGCTGGCGCATGTTTTCTTCAATCTGCCGCTCGCGGTGCGGTTGCTGTTACCACAATGGCAGACGATTCCCGAGCACCACTGGCAGCTTGGCGAGCAGCTCGGTATGAGTGCGTGGCAACGCTGGCGTTTGCTTGAATGGCCAGCCCTGCGCGAAGCATTACCGGGGATTATGCTGCTGGTATTCATGTTGTGCCTGACCAGCTTTGCAGTGGTATTAACGCTGGGTGGCGGTCCAAAAAGCACGACCCTGGAAGTCGCGATTTACCAGTCACTGCGTTTTGATTTTAATCCTGCCAGGGCCGTTGTGCTGGCACTGCTGCAGCTCCTGGTATGCATGCTGGTAGCCATTGCCACGCTAAAACTGCAACGTTTGCCCGAAGTTGAAATCGCGCTGAATTCCGGGGCGCGGATGAACCGCATTATGCATAATCCGCTCAACGTGGCACTAATACTGGTGGCAGCGGTTTACGTCGGTTTACCGCTGTTGTCGATGTTAGTCGATGCCTTTACAGGACCGGTTGTGCAGGTTATCGCCAGTCATTATCTGTGGCTGGCAATTGGCAAGACGCTGCTTATCGGTTTATCGACGGCGTTACTGTCGGTCTGCGCAGGCTGGTTTCTGCTGCAATATAACGCGAGCCTCGCTCATGCGGGACAAACGGGCCGGGCAAAGTTGGTCGATCTTGCCGGATCGATCGTTTACGTGGTGCCGCCACTTGTCATCGGTACCGGGATATTCGTGCTGTTATCATCGCGGGTTGATGTCTTTAAATGGGTCTACCCGATTGTGATCATAATCAACGCATTGATGGGACTGCCGTTCGTCATTCGCAGCCTGGGCGCGACACTGCGACAAAATTATGCCCGCTACGATTACCTTTGTCAGAGTCTGGGTTTGCAGGGTTGGAACCGGTTTCGTTATCTCGAATGGCCGCTAAGTCGCCGCTCGCTGGGATTGGCTGCTGCTCTGGTCGCGGCACTTGCGATGGGCGACCTCGGCGTCATTGCGTTGTTTGGTACTCCCGAAACCGCAACCCTGCCACTGGTCATATATCAACAGCTCGGCGCCTATCGGATCCCGGATGCAACAGTGACCGCGCTGGTACTGCTGTGCCTGTGCCTCGGCGTTTTCTGGCTGCTGGAACGGGGTATTGGCGGGAAACCCGATGCTTGA